Below is a genomic region from Zavarzinella sp..
GAGTGAGTTCAGTAATTCAGCAATATTCCGAGGTTCGTTAATTTTCCAGGAATCTTCAAACAGATCACAGATATGATCTATACGAGACAGTTGTTCCATTTGATTTTTTTCAGAATTTAGCAATGGTCTGATCATCAAGCTTCCTCAAATTGCAAATAGTTCCATTGCTGGCGGAGCAGCTGAAGTTTCCGTTCCACAAAGGAAACAGATTTGTTCAATTGTTTTGCGATTTCCTGGTTCGTTTTCCCATCCAGTTTTGCCAACACCAGTTCTTTTATTCGCGGATCATCGATTCGCTGAAGAAGATGCTCCAGTTGTTCTTCAATCATGAATGCTGTTTCTTCGGCGGTCTGCTCTGCGCACAACTGCTCCAGTGCAAATTGCTGCTCGTTGTTCATTGGCATGTTCGTTCGTCGGTTATTCCGAAACGCTTTGCGGAGGGTAATGGTGAGAAGAATTTTCCACAAATCTTCACGATCCTCCAGTTTTGGAAATCGATCTTCCCTTGCACGCAGGCAGAAACTTTTGAAAGCACTCAGTGCCACATCTTCTTCATCGGATGTGATTCCGTGGGCTTTGGAAATGATTCTACGACCCACTCCCACAAGCCGGTGAAAATATTTCTCCCAAATCTGGTGAGCAGCTTTGTCATCACCACTTTTAATACCTTTCAGCCAGATAGTAATTGATTCATCTGCCATGATTGTTCCTGTTAAATGCAAAGTAATTTACCACGCACATTTCGAGCGAGCAAGAAAAATCATCTTCGTAAGCGCTTACGATGTAAGCACTTACGAAAAATCTAGAAATCTTGTGCTTTTTTCATTTTTTTCTGCGGGGTGGGACACCCCTTTCGACATGTACCTGTTGTCAACAGAAACCAACAAAAACCGAGGTAGTGAACATGTTTTTCAAGCGAAACCACAAAGTTGCAACGACCAAACCACAAACTCGACTGTCCATTGAAACACTGGAAGGACGCGACCTGATGGCCGCCGATCCATTCAGTACCGCTTTGCCAACAG
It encodes:
- a CDS encoding ECF-type sigma factor translates to MADESITIWLKGIKSGDDKAAHQIWEKYFHRLVGVGRRIISKAHGITSDEEDVALSAFKSFCLRAREDRFPKLEDREDLWKILLTITLRKAFRNNRRTNMPMNNEQQFALEQLCAEQTAEETAFMIEEQLEHLLQRIDDPRIKELVLAKLDGKTNQEIAKQLNKSVSFVERKLQLLRQQWNYLQFEEA